The Dama dama isolate Ldn47 chromosome 3, ASM3311817v1, whole genome shotgun sequence genome has a segment encoding these proteins:
- the GLS2 gene encoding glutaminase liver isoform, mitochondrial isoform X1 has product MRSVRALQNSLSRAGSHCRRGGWGHLSQNPLLGWGARHHFSEAAAQGRETPHSLQTQHQDHDSSESGMLSRLGDLLFYTVAEGQERIPIHKFTTALKATGLQTSDPRLRDCMSLMRRMVRESNSGGLLDRDLFRKCVSSNIVLLTQAFRKKFVIPDFEEFTSHVDRIFEDAKELTGGEVAAYIPQLAKSNPGLWGVSLCTVDGQRHSVGHTKVPFCLQSCVKPLTYAISISTLGTDYVHRFVGKEPSGLRYNTLSLNEEGIPHNPMVNAGAIVVSSLIKMDCNIAEKFDFVLQYLNKMAGNEYMGFSNATFQSEKETGDRNYAIGYYLKEKKCFPKGVDMMAALDLYFQLCSVEVTCESGSVMAATLANGGICPITGESVLSAEAVRNTLSLMHSCGMYDFSGQFAFHVGLPAKSAVSGAVLLVVPNVMGMMCLSPPLDKLGNSYRGVNFCQRLVSLFNFHNYDNLRHCARKLDPRREGGEVRNKTVVNLLFAASSGDVSALRRFALSAMDMEQKDYDSRTALHVAAAEGHIEVVKFLIEACKVNPLVKDRWGNTPLDDAVQFNHLEVARLLQDYQESYTPSETWAEAAAEALSKENLESMV; this is encoded by the exons atgcGCTCCGTCAGGGCTCTACAGAATTCGCTGAGCAGGGCCGGCAGTCACTGCCGGCGGGGAGGCTGGGGTCACCTGAGCCAGAACCCTCTCCTTGGCTGGGGCGCCCGGCACCACTTCAGCGAGGCCGCGGCGCAGGGCAGGGAGACGCCGCACAGCCTCCAGACGCAGCACCAGGACCA TGACTCTTCAGAGAGTGGCATGCTGTCCCGTCTGGGTGACCTGCTCTTCTACACGGTTGCTGAGGGACAGGAACGAATCCCTATCCACAAGTTCACCACT GCGCTGAAGGCCACCGGACTGCAGACGTCAGATCCCCGGCTCCGGGACTGCATGAGCCTCATGCGCCGCATGGTTCGAGAGTCCAACAGTGGTGGCCTCTTGGACCGAGATCTTTTCCGAAA GTGTGTGAGCAGCAACATTGTGTTACTGACTCAGGCCTTCCGGAAGAAGTTTGTCATTCCTGATTTTGAGGAGTTCACGAGCCACGTGGACCGCATCTTTGAGGATGCCAAAGAGCTCACTGGAGGCGAG GTGGCAGCCTACATCCCTCAGCTGGCCAAGTCAAACccgggcctgtggggcgtctCGCTGTGCACCGTGGATGGCCAGCG GCACTCCGTGGGCCACACGAAGGTCCCCTTCTGCCTGCAGTCCTGCGTGAAGCCCCTCACCTACGCCATCTCCATAAGCACCCTGGGCACGGACTACGTGCACAGGTTCGTGGGCAAGGAGCCCAGCGGCCTGCGCTACAACACGCTCTCCCTCAATGAGGAAG GAATCCCCCATAACCCCATGGTCAATGCTGGCGCCATTGTCGTGAGCTCCCTGATCAAG ATGGACTGTAACATAGCAGAAAAGTTTGACTTT GTCTTGCAATATCTGAACAAAATGGCTGGGAATGAATACATGGGTTTCAGCAATGCCAC ATTCCAGTCAGAGAAGGAAACGGGGGATCGGAATTATGCCATCGGGTATTATCTGAAGGAAAAGAAG TGCTTTCCTAAAGGGGTGGACATGATGGCTGCCCTTGACCTCTACTTCCAG CTGTGCTCCGTGGAGGTGACCTGCGAATCGGGCAGCGTCATGGCGGCCACCCTGGCCAATGGCGGCATCTGCCCCATCACCGGGGAGAGCGTGCTGAGCGCCGAAGCCGTGCGCAACACCCTCAGCCTCATGCACTCCTGCGGCATGTACGACTTCTCGGGCCAGTTTGCCTTCCAC GTGGGCCTGCCGGCCAAATCAGCTGTGTCAGGAGCCGTCCTCCTGGTGGTGCCCAACGTCATGGGCATGATGTGTCTGTCACCTCCACTGGACAAGCTGGGGAACAGCTACAGGGGGGTCAACTTCTGCCAA AGGTTGGTGTCTCTCTTCAATTTCCACAACTACGATAACCTGAGGCACTGCGCTCGGAAATTAGACCCACGGCGCGAAGGGGGAGAAGTCCGG AACAAGACTGTGGTCAACCTGTTATTTGCTGCCTCTAGTGGAGATGTCTCAGCTCTTCGAAG GTTTGCCTTGTCGGCCATGGATATGGAGCAGAAAGACTATGACTCCCGCACCGCCTTGCACGTTGCTGCTGCTGAAG GACACATTGAAGTTGTTAAATTCCTGATTGAGGCCTGCAAAGTGAATCCTCTTGTCAAGGACAG GTGGGGCAACACCCCCCTGGATGATGCGGTACAGTTCAACCACCTGGAGGTGGCCAGACTGCTGCAAGACTACCAGGAGTCTTACACACCGTCTGAGACCTGGGCCGAGGCTGCAGCGGAGGCCCTGTCCAAAGAGAACTTAGAGAGCATGGTGTGA
- the GLS2 gene encoding glutaminase liver isoform, mitochondrial isoform X2 encodes MSLLSSARRNRLSRKFCHPQKPTQTLCSDSSESGMLSRLGDLLFYTVAEGQERIPIHKFTTALKATGLQTSDPRLRDCMSLMRRMVRESNSGGLLDRDLFRKCVSSNIVLLTQAFRKKFVIPDFEEFTSHVDRIFEDAKELTGGEVAAYIPQLAKSNPGLWGVSLCTVDGQRHSVGHTKVPFCLQSCVKPLTYAISISTLGTDYVHRFVGKEPSGLRYNTLSLNEEGIPHNPMVNAGAIVVSSLIKMDCNIAEKFDFVLQYLNKMAGNEYMGFSNATFQSEKETGDRNYAIGYYLKEKKCFPKGVDMMAALDLYFQLCSVEVTCESGSVMAATLANGGICPITGESVLSAEAVRNTLSLMHSCGMYDFSGQFAFHVGLPAKSAVSGAVLLVVPNVMGMMCLSPPLDKLGNSYRGVNFCQRLVSLFNFHNYDNLRHCARKLDPRREGGEVRNKTVVNLLFAASSGDVSALRRFALSAMDMEQKDYDSRTALHVAAAEGHIEVVKFLIEACKVNPLVKDRWGNTPLDDAVQFNHLEVARLLQDYQESYTPSETWAEAAAEALSKENLESMV; translated from the exons ATGAGCCTCTTGTCTTCCGCACGCAGAAACAGACTGAGCAGGAAATTTTGTCATCCCCAGAAGCCAACACAGACACTATGCAG TGACTCTTCAGAGAGTGGCATGCTGTCCCGTCTGGGTGACCTGCTCTTCTACACGGTTGCTGAGGGACAGGAACGAATCCCTATCCACAAGTTCACCACT GCGCTGAAGGCCACCGGACTGCAGACGTCAGATCCCCGGCTCCGGGACTGCATGAGCCTCATGCGCCGCATGGTTCGAGAGTCCAACAGTGGTGGCCTCTTGGACCGAGATCTTTTCCGAAA GTGTGTGAGCAGCAACATTGTGTTACTGACTCAGGCCTTCCGGAAGAAGTTTGTCATTCCTGATTTTGAGGAGTTCACGAGCCACGTGGACCGCATCTTTGAGGATGCCAAAGAGCTCACTGGAGGCGAG GTGGCAGCCTACATCCCTCAGCTGGCCAAGTCAAACccgggcctgtggggcgtctCGCTGTGCACCGTGGATGGCCAGCG GCACTCCGTGGGCCACACGAAGGTCCCCTTCTGCCTGCAGTCCTGCGTGAAGCCCCTCACCTACGCCATCTCCATAAGCACCCTGGGCACGGACTACGTGCACAGGTTCGTGGGCAAGGAGCCCAGCGGCCTGCGCTACAACACGCTCTCCCTCAATGAGGAAG GAATCCCCCATAACCCCATGGTCAATGCTGGCGCCATTGTCGTGAGCTCCCTGATCAAG ATGGACTGTAACATAGCAGAAAAGTTTGACTTT GTCTTGCAATATCTGAACAAAATGGCTGGGAATGAATACATGGGTTTCAGCAATGCCAC ATTCCAGTCAGAGAAGGAAACGGGGGATCGGAATTATGCCATCGGGTATTATCTGAAGGAAAAGAAG TGCTTTCCTAAAGGGGTGGACATGATGGCTGCCCTTGACCTCTACTTCCAG CTGTGCTCCGTGGAGGTGACCTGCGAATCGGGCAGCGTCATGGCGGCCACCCTGGCCAATGGCGGCATCTGCCCCATCACCGGGGAGAGCGTGCTGAGCGCCGAAGCCGTGCGCAACACCCTCAGCCTCATGCACTCCTGCGGCATGTACGACTTCTCGGGCCAGTTTGCCTTCCAC GTGGGCCTGCCGGCCAAATCAGCTGTGTCAGGAGCCGTCCTCCTGGTGGTGCCCAACGTCATGGGCATGATGTGTCTGTCACCTCCACTGGACAAGCTGGGGAACAGCTACAGGGGGGTCAACTTCTGCCAA AGGTTGGTGTCTCTCTTCAATTTCCACAACTACGATAACCTGAGGCACTGCGCTCGGAAATTAGACCCACGGCGCGAAGGGGGAGAAGTCCGG AACAAGACTGTGGTCAACCTGTTATTTGCTGCCTCTAGTGGAGATGTCTCAGCTCTTCGAAG GTTTGCCTTGTCGGCCATGGATATGGAGCAGAAAGACTATGACTCCCGCACCGCCTTGCACGTTGCTGCTGCTGAAG GACACATTGAAGTTGTTAAATTCCTGATTGAGGCCTGCAAAGTGAATCCTCTTGTCAAGGACAG GTGGGGCAACACCCCCCTGGATGATGCGGTACAGTTCAACCACCTGGAGGTGGCCAGACTGCTGCAAGACTACCAGGAGTCTTACACACCGTCTGAGACCTGGGCCGAGGCTGCAGCGGAGGCCCTGTCCAAAGAGAACTTAGAGAGCATGGTGTGA